In Kwoniella pini CBS 10737 chromosome 2, complete sequence, a single genomic region encodes these proteins:
- a CDS encoding adenosylhomocysteinase — protein MSNYKVADISLAAFGRKEIELAEHEMPGLMYLREKYAKEQPLKGARIAGCLHMTIQTAVLIETLTALGAQVTWSSCNIFSTQDHAAAAIAATGVPVYAWKGETEEEYIWCVEQTLAAFPDGKALNMILDDGGDLTTLVHEKFPQYLDDIRGVSEETTTGVHHLYKAFRDGKLKIPAINVNDSVTKSKFDNYYGCRESLVDGIKRATDVMLAGKVAVVAGFGDVGKGCAESLRSYGARVLVTEIDPINALQAAMAGYEVTTMEEAAPRGNVFVTTTGCRDIITGEHFEAMPEDAIVSNIGHFDVEIDVAWLKANAKEAINIKPQVDRFTMKSGRHIILLAEGRLVNLGCGTGHPSFVMSCSFANQVMAQIALWTDAKSYPLGVHMLPKSLDEEVARAHLAQLNIKLTKMSKVQADYLGLPLDGPYKPDHYRY, from the exons ATG TCTAACTACAAGGTCGCCGATATTTCTCTCGCTGCTTTCGGTAGAAAGGAGATCGAGCTCGCTGAGCATGAGATGCCAGGTCTCATGTACCTCAGAGAGAAGTACGCCAAGGAGCAACCTCTTAAAGGTGCTAGAATCGCTGGTTGTCTTCACAT GACCATCCAAACCGCAGTACTCATCGAGACCCTCACTGCCCTTGGTGCCCAAGTCACCTGGTCATCATGTAACATCTTCTCCACTCAAGACCACGCCGCCGCTGCCATCGCCGCTACCGGTGTCCCTGTCTACGCCTGGAAGGGTGAGACCGAGGAGGAATACATCTGGTGTGTTGAGCAAACCCTCGCCGCCTTCCCAGACGGTAAAGCTCTTAACATGATCCTCGACGACGGAGGTGACTTGACCACTCTCGTCCACGAAAAATTCCCTCAATACCTTGATG ATATCCGAGGTGTTTCGGAGGAGACCACCACTGGTGTTCACCACCTTTACAAGGCTTTCAGAGATGGTAAACTCAAGATCCCCGCCATCAACGTTAACGACTCCGTCACCAAATCTAAATTCGACAACTACTACGGTTGTAGAGAATCCCTCGTCGACGGTATCAAACGAGCTACCGATGTCATGCTTGCTGGTAAAGTCGCTGTTGTAGCTGGTTTCGGAGATGTCGGTAAGGGT TGTGCCGAATCCCTTCGATCTTACGGTGCCCGAGTCCTCGTTACCGAGATTGACCCTATCAACGCTCTTCAAGCCGCTATGGCCGGTTACGAAGTCACCACTATGGAGGAAGCCGCTCCTCGAGGTAACGTTTTCGTCACCACCACTGGTTGTAGAGATATCATCACTGGTGAACACTTCGAAGCCATGCCTGAGGATGCCATCGTCTCCAACATCGGTCACTTCGATGTCGAAATTGATGTAGCATGGTTGAAAGCCAACGCCAAGGAGgccatcaacatcaaacCTCAAGTCGACCGATTCACCATGAAATCCGGAAGACACATTATCCTTCTTGCCGAAGGTCGACTTGTTAACCTTGGTTGTGGTACCGGTCACCCATCTTTCG TCATGTCATGTTCATTCGCTAACCAAGTCATGGCTCAAATCGCTCTTTGGACCGATGCCAAATCATACCCTCTCGGTGTTCACATGCTTCCTAAATCTCTCGATGAGGAGGTCGCCCGAGCTCACTTGGCCCAACTTAACATCAAGTTGACCAAGATGTCTAAGGTTCAAGCCGATTACCTCGGTCTCCCTCTCGATGGACCTTACAAGCCAGACCACTACAGATATTAA